In one window of Aceticella autotrophica DNA:
- the selB gene encoding selenocysteine-specific translation elongation factor: protein MKNIIIGTAGHVDHGKTALIKALTGRDTDRLQEEKQRGMTIDLGFTYFDLPSGIRAGIIDVPGHEKFIKNMLAGAYGIDIVLLVIAADEGIMPQTKEHIDILSFLGIKNGIVVITKCDMVDDEWLNMMKDDIKKGLSNTFLKDAPVAVVSSVTGEGINQLIKLIDEKAQNFKKEIGEGIYRLPIDRIFSVAGFGTVVTGTLVSGMIKIGDKVMVYPDMLESRVRNLQVHDKDVKEAYAGQRTAINLANINTDKLKRGDVIAPPGAIEPSNIIDVRLSLLKSSKTLENRDRIRFYTGASETIGRIILLDKSELKAGENAYAQILLENYVSVLNGDYFVIRTYSPMITIGGGIILVSNPLKHKRFKNDVIEELKKIEKFGMNFLIEKKISNSILPVAFSEIERMAGISNLEKIINANMSIIKLNKNGIRYLYHKETFDKICKNAKNILTQYHKNNPLREGMPKEEFKSKIFKDFKSSLNEFIVELMVEEKIIKIRGQFVSLWGYNIVLTPEQETIKNEIMKVYENAGYNVPKPTEFPDYKKVAAVFEYLINEGRLIKINEEIFLTENNFLKAKDILTNYLKENKEITLAIYRDLLKTSRKYAVSILEYFDSIKLTKKVGDIRILY, encoded by the coding sequence TTGAAAAACATAATTATTGGTACTGCAGGGCATGTTGACCATGGTAAAACAGCTTTAATAAAAGCATTAACAGGGCGGGATACTGATAGGTTGCAGGAAGAGAAACAGAGAGGAATGACAATCGATTTGGGATTTACATATTTTGACCTTCCTTCTGGAATAAGAGCCGGAATAATTGATGTTCCCGGTCATGAAAAATTCATAAAAAACATGCTTGCAGGTGCTTATGGAATAGATATTGTACTGCTTGTCATTGCGGCAGATGAAGGTATAATGCCTCAAACAAAAGAGCATATAGATATATTATCATTTTTAGGAATAAAAAACGGAATAGTTGTTATAACAAAGTGTGATATGGTAGATGATGAATGGTTAAATATGATGAAAGATGATATTAAAAAGGGGCTTTCTAATACTTTTTTAAAGGATGCTCCGGTAGCAGTAGTATCATCTGTGACAGGAGAAGGAATAAACCAATTAATTAAACTAATTGATGAAAAGGCTCAAAATTTTAAAAAAGAAATAGGGGAGGGCATATATAGACTCCCAATTGATAGAATTTTTTCTGTAGCAGGTTTTGGAACTGTTGTAACGGGTACATTAGTTTCAGGCATGATTAAAATCGGCGATAAGGTTATGGTTTATCCTGATATGCTTGAAAGCAGGGTTAGAAATTTACAGGTACATGATAAGGATGTTAAGGAAGCCTATGCAGGGCAAAGAACCGCCATAAATCTTGCAAATATTAATACCGATAAATTAAAACGTGGCGATGTTATTGCACCGCCCGGCGCAATTGAACCATCAAATATAATCGATGTTAGGTTATCACTATTAAAATCTTCTAAAACATTAGAAAATCGGGACAGAATAAGGTTTTATACAGGTGCTTCCGAAACAATTGGAAGGATTATTCTTCTTGATAAAAGTGAATTAAAAGCCGGAGAAAATGCGTATGCGCAGATTTTGCTTGAAAATTATGTTTCAGTTTTAAATGGAGATTATTTTGTAATAAGAACATATTCACCAATGATAACAATAGGTGGTGGAATAATTCTTGTTTCAAACCCGTTAAAACACAAAAGATTTAAAAATGATGTTATAGAGGAATTAAAAAAAATTGAAAAATTTGGTATGAATTTTTTAATAGAAAAGAAAATTTCTAATTCTATTTTACCTGTCGCTTTTAGTGAAATTGAAAGAATGGCCGGGATTTCAAATCTTGAGAAAATTATAAATGCTAATATGTCAATTATTAAACTTAATAAAAATGGCATTAGATATTTATATCATAAGGAAACTTTTGATAAAATATGTAAAAATGCAAAAAATATTTTAACACAGTACCATAAAAATAATCCTCTAAGAGAAGGCATGCCAAAAGAGGAATTTAAATCAAAGATTTTTAAAGATTTTAAAAGCAGTTTAAACGAATTTATTGTAGAATTAATGGTAGAAGAAAAAATTATAAAAATCAGAGGACAATTTGTTTCCTTATGGGGTTATAATATAGTTCTAACACCTGAACAGGAAACTATTAAAAATGAAATTATGAAGGTATATGAAAATGCAGGATATAATGTACCAAAACCAACAGAATTTCCGGATTATAAAAAGGTTGCTGCTGTATTTGAGTATTTGATAAATGAAGGTAGACTTATTAAAATAAATGAAGAAATATTTTTAACTGAAAATAATTTCTTAAAGGCAAAAGATATTTTGACAAATTATCTTAAAGAAAATAAAGAGATAACGCTTGCAATATATAGAGATTTATTAAAAACAAGCCGGAAATATGCTGTAAGTATTCTTGAATACTTTGATTCTATAAAACTTACAAAGAAAGTTGGCGATATAAGGATACTGTATTAA
- a CDS encoding IS607 family transposase: MELLTISKAAKKLGVHPNSLRNWEKQGLIKPVRLPSGQRRYSIDELNKLLQSGQINTGQEDVVLYARVSTKKQADAGNLNRQLERLRQYANESNYHVVAEFTDVASGLNHKRRGLTNVFKLAERGEYKKLIIEYPDRLTRFGYSYIERHLHYCGVEVIATSEKELEDAQSELVRDLLAIITSFSAKLYGTRGGKKIRQGFRELITEVKSDEEKEKE, encoded by the coding sequence ATGGAATTGTTAACTATAAGCAAAGCAGCAAAGAAGTTAGGTGTCCATCCAAACAGCCTGCGCAACTGGGAAAAACAAGGTTTAATCAAGCCTGTCCGTTTACCCAGTGGTCAGCGCCGATACTCCATAGACGAACTCAATAAGCTATTGCAGTCCGGACAGATAAACACTGGGCAGGAAGACGTTGTTTTATATGCCCGGGTATCCACCAAAAAGCAGGCAGATGCCGGCAATTTAAACAGACAACTGGAAAGACTGAGGCAATATGCTAATGAATCAAATTACCATGTTGTTGCCGAGTTCACCGACGTAGCCAGCGGCTTAAATCATAAGCGCCGTGGATTGACAAATGTATTCAAGCTGGCTGAACGTGGTGAATACAAGAAGCTTATCATCGAATATCCCGACCGACTGACACGATTTGGGTATTCATACATCGAACGGCATTTGCATTATTGTGGTGTAGAGGTAATTGCCACATCTGAGAAAGAATTAGAAGACGCACAATCCGAGCTGGTCAGGGACTTATTGGCGATAATCACTTCTTTTTCAGCTAAGCTGTATGGCACCAGAGGAGGTAAGAAGATAAGGCAGGGTTTCCGGGAACTGATAACGGAGGTGAAGTCAGATGAAGAAAAGGAAAAAGAATAA
- a CDS encoding helix-hairpin-helix domain-containing protein, translating into MFNFSKKQQYAVIILICIALCISGYFIVERSKNQQDIKVQTATAKSSVSNNSKGNNETIKNFDSKKELKVYITGLVKSPGVYIMREGDRIDDAIKLAGGVIEGADLSNMNLAEKVKDEQMIKVTKIGENPGNQSSNTGNSSVNIAGNNGKININTASKEQLDSLPGIGAVTAQKIIDFREQHGKFQKIDDIMNVPRIGQKLFEQIKDKITVD; encoded by the coding sequence ATGTTTAATTTTTCTAAAAAGCAGCAATATGCTGTGATTATTTTAATATGTATTGCGTTATGTATTTCAGGATATTTTATAGTTGAAAGGAGTAAAAATCAGCAGGATATTAAAGTACAAACGGCTACGGCTAAAAGTAGTGTGTCAAATAACTCCAAGGGGAATAATGAAACGATAAAAAATTTTGATTCAAAAAAAGAATTAAAGGTTTACATCACAGGTCTTGTAAAATCTCCCGGAGTGTATATAATGAGAGAAGGAGACAGAATTGATGATGCGATCAAATTGGCTGGTGGAGTTATAGAAGGTGCAGACCTTTCAAATATGAATCTTGCTGAAAAAGTAAAGGATGAGCAAATGATAAAAGTAACAAAAATAGGTGAAAATCCAGGGAATCAGAGCTCAAACACAGGTAATTCATCAGTAAATATTGCAGGTAATAATGGTAAAATTAATATAAATACCGCATCAAAAGAACAACTTGATTCATTACCAGGGATTGGTGCGGTTACAGCACAGAAGATAATAGATTTTAGAGAACAGCATGGAAAATTCCAGAAGATTGATGATATAATGAATGTACCAAGGATTGGACAAAAGCTCTTTGAACAGATTAAAGATAAAATTACTGTGGATTGA
- a CDS encoding adenosylcobinamide amidohydrolase, which produces MMIFETSCSDQVHNYAKSIVVLFKGNRKVLSTSCINGGFREDLTSIFNHDGKSGAGMACVLRAPTYEEHMMLIAEELGLDKEHTAGMSTAASMENVSIKVKSFNGVAVTAIVTGGVEVNGGRAGDPSSYYEKDGEICKINGTINIILIIDANLPEYTMARSLITCTEAKTAALQELIAGSNYSTGIATGSGTDNAIIVCNVESPILLKNAGKHSKLGELIGVAVKDAVKEALYKQTGLSPQFQHSILNRFKRYGVSENSLWDIYVEKERKEKTEKAMFIHNLHVIERENNLVTLTSLYIHLLDQIEWGLLNNDEAIWGASIILEEIEKILDVKGVKIENKEEENLMKNMIKAYEEVIAEGAGKR; this is translated from the coding sequence ATGATGATATTTGAAACATCATGCTCCGATCAGGTTCATAACTATGCTAAAAGCATTGTAGTATTATTTAAGGGTAATAGAAAGGTTTTAAGCACATCATGTATAAATGGAGGATTCAGGGAGGACCTTACATCTATTTTTAACCATGATGGGAAATCAGGAGCAGGTATGGCATGTGTTTTGAGGGCTCCAACCTATGAAGAACATATGATGTTAATAGCGGAAGAGCTTGGTCTTGATAAAGAACATACAGCAGGTATGAGCACAGCAGCTTCAATGGAAAATGTTTCTATAAAAGTTAAAAGTTTTAACGGAGTTGCAGTTACTGCTATTGTAACGGGAGGGGTAGAAGTCAATGGAGGAAGGGCAGGAGATCCTTCCTCCTATTATGAAAAGGACGGGGAAATCTGTAAAATAAACGGAACTATAAATATTATTCTTATAATAGATGCAAACCTTCCTGAATATACCATGGCAAGATCTCTTATAACCTGTACCGAAGCCAAAACGGCAGCTCTTCAAGAACTAATAGCAGGAAGCAATTATTCTACGGGGATAGCTACAGGTTCAGGTACAGACAACGCTATTATTGTATGTAATGTTGAATCACCCATTTTATTAAAAAATGCCGGTAAACATTCTAAGCTTGGAGAATTAATCGGCGTTGCCGTAAAGGATGCAGTAAAGGAGGCTTTATATAAGCAGACAGGTCTTTCTCCTCAGTTTCAGCATAGCATATTGAATCGTTTTAAACGATATGGTGTAAGTGAAAATAGCCTTTGGGATATTTATGTGGAAAAAGAAAGAAAAGAAAAAACAGAAAAAGCCATGTTTATACATAATCTTCATGTTATTGAAAGGGAAAATAATCTTGTAACCTTAACATCCCTTTATATTCATTTATTAGACCAAATAGAATGGGGTCTTCTAAATAATGATGAAGCTATATGGGGAGCTTCTATAATTTTGGAAGAGATTGAGAAAATTCTTGATGTTAAAGGAGTAAAGATAGAAAATAAGGAAGAAGAAAACCTCATGAAGAATATGATAAAAGCTTATGAAGAGGTTATAGCAGAAGGAGCAGGCAAAAGATGA
- a CDS encoding helix-turn-helix transcriptional regulator, producing the protein MPQKIHPVLRGIVPIVKGIAKTFGRNCEVILYDFSNFQNSVLDVENGNITGKEKGSPIPEAILKALKANNTQSEVNFKSKSKDGKILKSSIIYIYDEEGKAIGCLCINIDISEYIMVKNTLQELCDINDSEQEIAVESYGGNVNDVLENIVNNTIENYGKPVNFMTKEEKVNMVKLLDAKGTFLIRGAIDYVAKMLCVSRYTIYNYLDEIRVGGSLE; encoded by the coding sequence ATGCCGCAGAAAATACATCCTGTATTAAGAGGTATTGTACCAATTGTTAAAGGTATTGCAAAGACTTTTGGAAGAAATTGTGAGGTTATTCTGTATGATTTTTCCAATTTTCAAAATTCGGTTTTAGATGTTGAAAATGGAAATATAACCGGTAAGGAGAAGGGGAGTCCTATTCCAGAGGCAATTTTAAAAGCTTTAAAGGCAAACAATACACAATCGGAGGTTAATTTTAAGAGTAAAAGTAAAGATGGCAAGATATTAAAATCATCAATTATTTACATCTACGATGAGGAAGGAAAAGCAATTGGATGTTTATGTATAAATATAGATATTTCCGAGTATATCATGGTAAAAAATACATTGCAAGAACTTTGTGATATTAACGATAGTGAACAAGAAATAGCTGTTGAATCCTATGGTGGCAATGTTAATGATGTTTTAGAGAATATTGTTAATAATACAATAGAAAATTATGGTAAACCCGTTAATTTTATGACAAAAGAAGAAAAAGTCAATATGGTAAAACTTCTTGATGCAAAAGGTACATTTCTTATAAGAGGTGCTATAGATTATGTTGCAAAAATGTTATGTGTATCCAGATATACAATTTATAATTACCTTGATGAAATAAGGGTAGGAGGCAGTTTAGAATAA
- the selA gene encoding L-seryl-tRNA(Sec) selenium transferase, with protein sequence MNNLFKKLPSVDEILRENDIIKLLENYKHDYVVKIIRQVLSDYRDKISHNIEVTINKQEIVKRILEYLSKNTHCNLKRVINATGVVIHTNLGRSIFPDELIKNLWEVTAHYSTLEYNIENGKRGSRYSLVEKLLCEVTGAEAALVVNNNAAAVLLSLSVMSKGKEVIVSRGQLVEIGGSFRIPDVMLQSGAILKEVGTTNKTHDYDYTNAINENTGLILKVHTSNFRLIGFTEEVSTEKLVEISEKYNIPIMEDLGSGVLVDLRKYGLPYEPTVQEVVKAGMDIVTFSGDKLLGGPQAGIIVGKKSFIDLMKKHPLTRAVRVDKMCLSTLEYILRIYLYNEPEKIIPTLKMLTLNKDILYERAVKLKDILSNINKVKTDIIEISSMAGGGALAEQDIPSYGIKIEIDNLSSNDIENKFRTGDIPIICRIVSDAVILDVRTLLEDDYDIIFKSVKKITEG encoded by the coding sequence TTGAACAATTTATTTAAGAAACTGCCTTCGGTTGATGAAATTTTGAGAGAAAATGATATAATTAAACTTCTTGAAAACTATAAGCATGATTATGTTGTAAAAATAATCAGACAAGTTTTAAGTGATTATAGAGATAAAATATCTCATAATATTGAGGTAACAATAAATAAGCAGGAAATAGTCAAGCGAATCTTGGAATATTTATCAAAAAATACTCATTGCAATTTAAAAAGGGTTATAAATGCAACGGGTGTTGTTATCCATACAAATCTCGGAAGGTCTATCTTTCCTGATGAATTAATAAAAAATTTATGGGAAGTAACAGCACATTATTCTACACTTGAATATAACATTGAAAATGGGAAAAGAGGTTCAAGATATTCCCTTGTTGAGAAGCTTTTATGTGAGGTTACGGGGGCGGAGGCTGCACTTGTTGTTAACAACAATGCTGCAGCAGTTCTTCTTTCTCTTTCAGTAATGTCGAAAGGAAAAGAGGTTATCGTCTCAAGAGGTCAGCTTGTTGAGATAGGCGGTTCTTTCAGAATTCCTGATGTTATGTTGCAAAGCGGAGCAATATTAAAAGAGGTCGGTACGACAAATAAGACACATGATTATGATTATACAAATGCTATTAATGAGAATACCGGTCTTATATTAAAGGTTCATACCAGCAATTTCAGGTTAATAGGTTTTACGGAAGAGGTTTCTACAGAAAAATTGGTAGAGATATCTGAAAAGTATAACATACCGATTATGGAGGATTTGGGGAGCGGTGTATTAGTTGATTTACGCAAATATGGGTTGCCATATGAACCAACAGTGCAGGAAGTTGTTAAAGCAGGTATGGATATAGTTACATTTAGCGGAGATAAGCTTTTAGGTGGTCCGCAGGCAGGTATAATAGTAGGAAAAAAATCTTTTATTGATTTGATGAAAAAACATCCTTTGACAAGAGCAGTAAGGGTCGACAAGATGTGTCTTTCCACATTAGAATATATACTGAGAATATATTTATATAATGAGCCTGAGAAGATTATACCTACATTGAAGATGTTAACACTAAATAAGGATATTTTATACGAAAGGGCGGTTAAACTTAAAGATATTCTGTCTAATATAAACAAAGTTAAAACTGATATAATTGAGATATCTTCAATGGCAGGTGGAGGTGCACTGGCTGAACAGGATATTCCTTCATATGGTATAAAAATTGAAATAGATAATTTAAGTTCAAATGATATTGAAAATAAATTTAGAACAGGGGATATACCAATAATATGCAGAATCGTTTCTGATGCAGTAATCCTTGATGTACGGACTCTATTAGAGGATGATTATGATATCATATTCAAATCAGTTAAAAAAATAACGGAGGGTTAA
- the rsfS gene encoding ribosome silencing factor: protein MALEIANILIDKKAIDIKILYVAELTIVADYFIIASGTSTAHVKALCDEIEEKLALKGINANHIEGYKSGRWILMDYGDVIVHIFMKEEREFYSLERLWGDAKEVLLDNFVLD, encoded by the coding sequence ATGGCATTGGAAATTGCTAATATACTTATTGATAAAAAGGCAATAGACATTAAAATTCTTTATGTAGCGGAATTAACAATTGTTGCGGATTATTTCATTATTGCAAGTGGCACATCTACAGCACATGTAAAGGCTCTTTGTGATGAGATTGAAGAAAAGCTTGCTTTGAAAGGTATAAATGCAAATCATATTGAAGGATATAAAAGTGGAAGATGGATTTTAATGGATTATGGCGATGTTATTGTACACATTTTCATGAAAGAAGAACGGGAATTTTATTCTCTTGAAAGACTTTGGGGAGATGCAAAAGAAGTGCTGCTTGACAATTTTGTATTAGATTAG
- a CDS encoding D-alanyl-D-alanine carboxypeptidase family protein, which yields MKKLIILILILFFALSNIPNVYAVENKPEISGPTAVLMEFSNGQVLYDKNMHKRMYPASTTKTLTAIIAIQKGNLDDIVTVNDDVTKIDGNSMYLVPGEQLTLRQLLYAMLLESDNDAAVAIADHIGGNIKDFAEMMNRKAKEIGAKDSHFVNPNGLPDNNHYSTPYDMALIARYAMQNDIFRQIVSTVHYQIPPTNKYNKIRDLWISNKLIKPTNFHYDGADGVKTGYTVVAKQVLIASATRNAHRLISVIMGDEGTNIWSDTIKLLNYGFDNFNLVKKNDNNEIITYATIGKVNFKVPLIAKEPFYYIVKKGEENNIKSEIVLNKQLKTPIEKGSALGYIKYSLNGSEIGRVPLLSGENVYKNLMGTYYNKDRSIVLNSNDNIINYLKFISGLLILFIAIAIWRKKRIRSKGNYIFSKD from the coding sequence ATGAAAAAACTCATTATATTAATTTTAATTCTATTTTTTGCATTAAGCAATATACCCAATGTCTATGCTGTAGAAAATAAACCTGAAATATCCGGACCAACAGCCGTATTAATGGAATTTTCAAATGGGCAGGTATTATATGATAAAAATATGCATAAAAGGATGTATCCTGCCAGCACAACAAAAACCTTAACAGCAATTATTGCAATTCAAAAGGGTAATCTTGATGATATTGTAACTGTAAATGATGATGTAACAAAAATAGACGGTAATTCAATGTACCTTGTACCCGGAGAGCAACTTACCTTAAGGCAGCTTTTATATGCCATGCTTCTTGAATCTGATAATGATGCAGCTGTTGCTATTGCAGATCATATAGGAGGCAATATTAAAGATTTTGCTGAAATGATGAATCGAAAGGCTAAAGAAATAGGCGCAAAAGATAGCCATTTTGTAAATCCAAATGGTCTACCAGACAATAATCATTATTCAACACCCTATGATATGGCTTTAATTGCAAGATATGCTATGCAAAATGATATCTTCAGGCAAATCGTCAGTACTGTTCATTATCAAATACCGCCAACAAATAAATACAATAAAATAAGAGATTTATGGATCAGCAATAAACTTATCAAACCGACAAATTTCCATTATGATGGTGCAGATGGTGTAAAAACTGGCTATACCGTTGTTGCAAAACAGGTACTTATAGCCTCTGCCACAAGAAATGCTCATAGATTAATATCCGTCATTATGGGTGATGAAGGCACTAATATATGGTCAGATACCATAAAGTTATTAAACTATGGATTTGATAACTTTAATCTGGTTAAAAAAAATGATAACAACGAAATAATTACATATGCAACAATAGGTAAGGTAAATTTTAAAGTACCTTTGATTGCCAAAGAGCCTTTTTATTACATTGTTAAGAAGGGTGAAGAAAACAATATAAAATCAGAAATTGTCTTAAATAAACAGCTAAAAACACCAATCGAAAAGGGATCTGCCCTTGGATATATAAAATATAGTTTAAATGGCAGTGAAATAGGACGTGTTCCACTCTTATCAGGCGAAAATGTTTATAAAAATCTAATGGGGACATATTACAATAAGGATAGGTCAATTGTTCTAAATAGCAATGATAATATAATCAATTACCTGAAATTTATTTCAGGCTTATTAATTTTATTTATCGCAATCGCCATATGGAGAAAAAAAAGAATAAGATCTAAAGGAAATTATATTTTTTCAAAAGATTAA
- a CDS encoding ABC transporter substrate-binding protein, with protein sequence MKKTISYILIFCFIAALLLTGCKTQEKTQEKTAAKSEINVQYAKGFKIESISDGIKKVTDGDGREMLLVLRGQKVPDKYKDLPVIYTPVKKVITASTTQAALLRPLGVLNTVVGVTTPEKQWYIDEIKQGLKNGSIKYLGQNSAPNYEEITKISPDVVFLYTQSGMAGTEDFPKKLKELGVPYAVDNEWLENDPIARLEWIKFLAAFYDKDKEASDFFNNAVKKINEIKDKVPKENKPKVAWGQIYKGMVYVPTGGSYVAKMIDMAGGDNIFKDVQPTKTGNVTMTLEEFYARANNADILIYPASTVYMPSVSKLVEQAPVLKDIKPIKEGKVWCLQPQYWQDLDKTEQVIADLAAIFHPKDFTGHKLQEFEKLPEK encoded by the coding sequence ATGAAAAAAACAATTTCATATATTTTAATCTTTTGCTTTATAGCTGCCTTGCTTTTAACTGGCTGTAAGACACAGGAAAAGACTCAAGAGAAAACGGCTGCAAAGTCCGAAATAAATGTTCAATATGCAAAGGGTTTCAAGATAGAGAGTATATCTGATGGAATAAAAAAAGTTACTGACGGTGACGGCAGAGAAATGCTTCTTGTATTACGTGGGCAGAAAGTTCCTGATAAGTACAAGGATTTACCGGTTATTTACACGCCAGTTAAAAAGGTTATTACAGCTTCAACAACGCAGGCTGCACTTTTGCGTCCTTTAGGTGTCCTGAATACGGTGGTAGGTGTTACAACACCGGAAAAACAGTGGTATATAGATGAGATAAAACAAGGACTGAAAAATGGAAGTATTAAATATTTGGGTCAGAATTCGGCACCAAACTATGAGGAGATAACAAAGATTTCTCCAGACGTAGTCTTTTTGTATACTCAGTCAGGTATGGCAGGTACAGAGGATTTTCCCAAAAAATTGAAAGAACTCGGAGTACCTTATGCTGTTGATAATGAATGGCTTGAGAACGACCCAATAGCCAGACTGGAATGGATAAAGTTTCTTGCCGCTTTTTATGATAAAGATAAAGAGGCGTCTGATTTCTTTAACAATGCTGTGAAAAAAATCAATGAAATAAAAGATAAGGTTCCAAAAGAAAACAAACCAAAAGTAGCATGGGGTCAAATCTATAAAGGGATGGTTTATGTTCCAACAGGAGGTTCATATGTTGCAAAAATGATAGATATGGCCGGAGGAGATAATATTTTCAAAGATGTACAACCTACAAAAACCGGTAATGTTACCATGACTTTAGAAGAGTTTTATGCAAGAGCAAACAATGCAGATATATTAATCTATCCAGCTTCAACTGTTTACATGCCCTCAGTTTCCAAGTTGGTTGAGCAAGCTCCTGTTTTAAAAGATATAAAGCCTATAAAAGAAGGTAAGGTTTGGTGCCTTCAGCCTCAGTACTGGCAAGATTTAGACAAGACTGAACAGGTTATTGCTGATTTGGCGGCAATATTTCATCCTAAGGATTTTACCGGACATAAGTTGCAAGAGTTTGAAAAGCTTCCTGAAAAATAA
- the selD gene encoding selenide, water dikinase SelD — protein sequence MIERVRLTQMSCSSGUAAKIGPEALAQVLCHIDIPHDKNLLVGLDTNDDAVAYKVTEDKAVIETVDFFTPIVDDPYDFGQIAAANALSDVYAMGGKPVFALNIVCFPVEYLDILKDIIRGGNDKVKEAGAFIAGGHSVEDKEPKYGLCVTGIVHPDKVIKNSNAKPGDILILTKPIGCGVVNTAFKGEMCPEDVFSYTVEVMKYLNKDAAEIMVDVGVNSCTDITGFGLMGHSYEMAHGSNVSIVFNIDAIPIIEGAKEIAAMGLIPAGAYRNKNYLKNKFFIKNADDAISDLLFDPQTSGGLLISVDKNKAQQLYERLNKRLKFGCKIVGEVVEKGKYDIYVK from the coding sequence ATGATAGAAAGAGTAAGACTGACACAGATGTCATGCAGTTCAGGGTGAGCGGCAAAAATAGGCCCTGAGGCTTTGGCACAGGTTCTGTGTCATATAGATATCCCGCATGATAAAAATTTATTAGTAGGTCTTGATACAAATGATGACGCGGTTGCTTATAAGGTTACTGAGGATAAAGCTGTGATTGAAACAGTAGATTTTTTCACACCGATTGTAGATGACCCATATGATTTTGGGCAGATAGCTGCTGCAAATGCATTAAGCGATGTATATGCTATGGGGGGCAAACCTGTATTTGCTTTAAATATTGTATGTTTTCCGGTAGAATATCTTGATATATTAAAAGATATTATAAGGGGTGGAAATGATAAGGTAAAAGAAGCAGGTGCTTTTATAGCAGGCGGTCATTCGGTTGAGGATAAAGAACCTAAATATGGGCTTTGTGTAACAGGAATTGTACATCCTGACAAGGTAATTAAAAATAGCAATGCTAAACCGGGAGATATACTTATATTAACTAAACCTATTGGATGTGGTGTTGTAAATACAGCATTTAAAGGAGAAATGTGCCCAGAAGATGTTTTTTCATACACTGTTGAGGTAATGAAGTATTTAAATAAGGATGCAGCAGAGATTATGGTTGATGTAGGCGTTAATTCCTGCACAGATATTACAGGTTTTGGACTTATGGGACATTCTTATGAAATGGCACATGGTTCAAATGTAAGTATCGTATTTAATATTGATGCAATACCTATTATAGAAGGAGCTAAGGAAATTGCAGCTATGGGGCTTATACCGGCAGGTGCTTATAGAAATAAAAATTATCTTAAAAATAAGTTTTTTATAAAAAATGCTGATGATGCCATATCGGATTTGCTATTTGACCCGCAAACTTCAGGAGGTCTTTTGATATCAGTAGATAAAAATAAGGCACAGCAACTTTATGAAAGGCTTAATAAAAGGTTAAAATTTGGATGCAAAATAGTTGGAGAGGTTGTTGAAAAAGGAAAATATGATATATATGTAAAATAG